From bacterium, the proteins below share one genomic window:
- a CDS encoding S8 family serine peptidase — MRRIRTGFHEEAILQGLKKGFSGVLAMKLRLAVIDKRGARITWSKSGLFFYGISCAVLSILTLPSLAIAQVQGDEAQVVPGEFIVKYRSDMRQTRRALASAELNVETKEKLDLVDVEVVTVRAGEELDLNTAKDLLASGEIEYIQPNYIYTIDRSVNDARFSELWGMHNSGQTGGSANIDIDAPEAWDITTGSTNVVVGVIDTGIEYTHPDLAANMWTNTAEIPGNNLDDDSNGYIDDVYGMNALNSSGNPLDDNGHGTHCAGTIGGRGNDGVGVVGVNWNVKLMGLKFLNQNGQGATSGAIQAINYAITMKQRGVNLRVLSNSWGGSMYDRALEEAVQAAQNNGILFVAAAGNAARDNDSSATYPANYEVDNVVSVAAIDASGNLATFSNYGALSVDIAAPGVSILSSFLGGTYKVLNGTSMATPHAAGVAALILAQSPSLSLTDLKARLLATKKPLPGLVGVIANAGMVDAYQAVTNTVVPDPNPIPQVHYNRIPTNYNFDGSLGTRVLQVDDGYAPVALGFTFPYCGGVFNNVAVSANGRIVPMADSNSLPNSGDYQSKLDPGINILHQDYVPAAAALSGGASGVYFKQLGTEATITWVVQSYAHRNSQDPATVQTFQARLKATGAIEFHYADTHSNDQFRDYGALATVGLQAVSGTSCERLAVSQNSPQPDLLGNSKALGFALDRSQRLDFDGDSKSDLAVFRPATAMWFVLTSASNFDYNQQIQMQWGLPGDKPVPGDFDGDKKTDFAVYRASEKNWYIRKSSTGATAIRHWGNGSDQPVVGDFDGDGVDDIAVFRKSKGAYYALKSSANILSDGYTAQDQAQSVAIVKLASVKKDNRGRAIKNTAKIIPIPGDFAGEGKSAFGIIEISKDKKTKSAKWIVKRENGKTLFKSNWGKKTDAYLACDWEGNGTADRVAIRKESSGLLGWYVATREGPRYTLQFGEPGDTPSCNKDFNGDGIADKTVFRTANATWYIIQPNGTFNAIPFGLPGDVAL, encoded by the coding sequence TTGAGACGGATACGCACAGGTTTTCACGAAGAAGCAATTCTTCAAGGTTTGAAAAAAGGTTTTTCGGGAGTTTTAGCCATGAAATTACGCTTGGCAGTGATTGATAAACGTGGGGCCAGAATTACTTGGAGTAAATCTGGCCTCTTTTTTTACGGCATCAGCTGTGCAGTTTTAAGCATCCTCACTTTGCCTAGCCTGGCCATAGCGCAAGTTCAAGGCGACGAAGCCCAGGTAGTGCCTGGAGAATTCATCGTTAAATATCGCAGCGACATGCGTCAAACTCGCCGCGCCCTGGCCAGTGCAGAACTAAACGTAGAAACCAAAGAAAAACTCGATCTCGTAGATGTTGAAGTTGTAACTGTCAGAGCGGGCGAAGAACTAGATCTCAACACTGCCAAAGACCTGCTTGCCTCTGGTGAAATCGAATACATTCAACCAAATTATATCTATACAATTGACCGCAGCGTCAATGATGCGCGCTTTAGCGAACTCTGGGGGATGCATAACAGCGGTCAAACTGGTGGCTCCGCTAATATTGATATCGACGCTCCCGAAGCTTGGGACATCACAACTGGTTCTACAAACGTCGTTGTCGGAGTAATTGATACAGGCATCGAATATACACACCCTGACTTAGCTGCAAACATGTGGACAAATACAGCAGAAATCCCAGGAAATAATCTTGATGATGATAGTAACGGCTATATCGATGACGTCTATGGAATGAACGCCTTAAATAGTAGCGGCAACCCACTTGACGATAATGGCCACGGCACACACTGCGCAGGCACAATCGGCGGTCGCGGCAATGATGGGGTCGGAGTTGTCGGTGTGAACTGGAATGTCAAACTAATGGGCCTTAAATTCCTCAACCAAAACGGACAAGGAGCAACCTCTGGCGCAATTCAAGCTATTAACTATGCTATTACGATGAAGCAACGCGGAGTAAATCTACGCGTGCTTAGCAACTCTTGGGGTGGATCAATGTATGACCGTGCCCTCGAAGAAGCCGTGCAAGCGGCGCAAAATAACGGCATTCTTTTTGTCGCCGCTGCAGGAAATGCTGCTCGCGATAATGACTCTTCAGCGACTTATCCAGCCAACTACGAAGTTGATAACGTCGTCTCTGTTGCTGCTATCGATGCTAGCGGCAATTTAGCAACATTTTCAAACTACGGCGCGTTAAGCGTTGATATCGCTGCTCCTGGCGTAAGCATCTTGAGTTCATTTTTAGGTGGGACATATAAAGTATTAAACGGAACCTCAATGGCGACTCCACATGCTGCAGGGGTTGCGGCATTAATTCTTGCCCAAAGTCCAAGTCTTAGTTTGACCGACCTTAAGGCTAGGCTTTTAGCTACGAAAAAGCCTCTGCCGGGATTAGTTGGCGTAATCGCCAACGCTGGAATGGTTGATGCTTATCAAGCCGTAACCAACACCGTTGTGCCCGACCCAAATCCAATTCCACAAGTGCACTACAATCGCATTCCAACAAACTACAACTTTGATGGCAGCCTTGGCACCCGCGTGCTTCAAGTCGATGACGGCTATGCCCCAGTAGCCCTTGGATTTACCTTCCCATACTGTGGAGGAGTGTTTAACAATGTCGCTGTCTCTGCAAATGGACGCATCGTTCCGATGGCAGATAGTAACAGTTTACCAAATTCTGGCGACTATCAGAGCAAACTCGACCCGGGTATAAATATTCTTCACCAAGACTATGTTCCAGCTGCAGCAGCGCTAAGTGGCGGTGCGTCGGGGGTTTACTTTAAACAACTCGGCACTGAAGCAACTATCACTTGGGTTGTGCAAAGTTATGCACATCGCAATTCCCAAGACCCAGCTACAGTCCAAACATTCCAAGCACGTCTCAAAGCAACCGGCGCAATCGAATTTCACTATGCCGACACCCACTCAAATGACCAGTTCCGCGACTACGGAGCTTTGGCCACCGTAGGACTTCAAGCCGTTAGCGGCACATCCTGCGAACGTCTAGCAGTTTCACAAAACAGTCCACAGCCTGACCTACTCGGCAATAGCAAAGCACTGGGGTTTGCACTCGACCGTTCACAACGACTCGACTTTGACGGCGATTCAAAGAGTGACCTTGCAGTATTTCGACCAGCAACAGCAATGTGGTTTGTGCTGACATCAGCAAGTAACTTCGACTACAATCAGCAGATCCAAATGCAATGGGGCTTACCTGGCGACAAACCAGTCCCAGGCGATTTTGATGGCGATAAAAAGACTGACTTCGCGGTTTATCGCGCTAGCGAGAAAAACTGGTACATCCGTAAATCCAGCACTGGCGCAACTGCAATTCGTCACTGGGGTAATGGCAGTGATCAACCAGTCGTTGGAGATTTTGATGGCGATGGCGTGGATGATATCGCAGTATTTCGTAAGTCTAAAGGTGCCTACTACGCCCTCAAGTCTTCCGCAAATATCTTAAGTGATGGCTACACTGCTCAAGATCAGGCGCAATCTGTTGCAATCGTTAAACTCGCTAGTGTCAAGAAAGACAACCGTGGGCGCGCAATCAAAAACACAGCCAAGATTATTCCAATTCCTGGCGACTTTGCTGGAGAAGGAAAGTCAGCTTTTGGAATTATTGAAATCAGTAAAGACAAGAAAACCAAAAGTGCAAAATGGATCGTTAAGCGCGAGAACGGCAAAACGCTTTTCAAAAGCAACTGGGGCAAGAAGACTGATGCTTATCTTGCCTGCGATTGGGAAGGAAATGGCACCGCTGACCGCGTTGCGATCCGTAAAGAAAGTTCAGGCTTACTCGGCTGGTATGTGGCGACTCGCGAAGGCCCACGCTATACTCTACAGTTTGGCGAACCTGGAGACACTCCAAGCTGTAATAAAGACTTTAACGGCGATGGTATCGCAGACAAGACCGTCTTTAGAACTGCAAATGCAACCTGGTATATCATTCAACCGAATGGAACATTTAATGCGATTCCTTTCGGCTTACCAGGAGACGTAGCACTGTAG